In the Populus trichocarpa isolate Nisqually-1 chromosome 1, P.trichocarpa_v4.1, whole genome shotgun sequence genome, one interval contains:
- the LOC18095451 gene encoding uncharacterized protein LOC18095451 isoform X2: MRRSHFYSTFILALLLSVACTFQFQAHAAPPAPLIKHLSSLLKWTTTVASSKTPHSDGNVLQFEDGYLVETVVEGNAMGVVPYKIRVSEDGELYAVDEVNSNVVKITPPLSQYSRARLVAGSFQGYTGHIDGKPNEARFNHPRGLTMDDKGNIYVADTLNLAIRKIGDAGVTTIAGGKSNVAGFRDGPSEDAKFSNDFDVVYLHSTCSLLVVDRGNAALRQISLNQEDCDYQSSSFTMTDVIMVVGAVLIGYATCMLQQGFGSSFFSRMKQSSESEFKKKSSKEKPIPIMENMKEEPKWPSFGQLLIDLSKLALEALVGILLCFVPSWNRPGEARTGLTPLKDSLTLPEDKVEPPSVQSQSTPAPVSESRQGHTPTTSDRYSEVKPPKIKSASFKDPSLLSKHRSSKRQEYAEFYGSGEVPSHGRSKNHKEKSRHRQRDKSGEVVFGAVGAEPKPAEMKHVDYESPKFEHYNIRSKYGPDSSYRF, translated from the exons atgAGAAGATCGCATTTCTACTCTACTTTTATACTAGCTCTGCTACTTTCTGTGGCTTGTACTTTTCAATTCCAAGCTCATGCTGCTCCTCCAG CACCTTTGATTAAGCACTTGTCTTCTCTTCTCAAATGGACCACCACTGTGGCATCCTCAAAAACACCCCATTCAG ATGGGAATGTTCTTCAGTTTGAGGATGGATACTTAGTTGAGACTGTTGTGGAAGGAAATGCAATGGGAGTGGTTCCTTACAAAATACGCGTTTCTGAGGATGGTGAACTGTATGCTGTCGATGAAGTTAATAGCAACGTTGTTAAAATCACTCCACCATTGTCACAAT ATAGTAGGGCAAGATTGGTGGCTGGGTCATTTCAGGGTTACACAGGACATATTGACGGAAAACCAAATGAGGCTCGTTTTAATCATCCCAGAGGTCTAACCATGGATGATAAAGGGAACATATATGTCGCCGATACTTTGAATCTAGCCATCAGAAAGATTGGAGATGCAG GTGTCACAACCATTGCTGGGGGGAAATCAAATGTTGCAGGTTTTCGAGATGGGCCCAGCGAAGATGCCAAATTCtcaaatgattttgatgtggtGTATCTTCACTCTACCTGTTCTTTGTTAGTTGTCGATAGAGGAAATGCTGCTCTTAGGCAAATCTCGCTTAACCAAGAGGATTGTGATTATCAGTCCAGTTCATTTACTATGACAG ATGTGATTATGGTTGTTGGTGCCGTCTTGATTGGATATGCTACATGCATGCTTCAGCAGGGGTTTGGGTCTTCTTTCTTCTCAAGAATG AAACAATCTTCAGAGagtgaatttaaaaagaaatcaagtaaGGAAAAACCCATTCCTATTATGGAGAACATGAAAGAGGAGCCCAAGTGGCCATCTTTTGGACAGCTTTTGATTGATCTATCTAAGCTTGCTCTTGAAGCATTGGTTGGTATACTCCTCTGTTTTGTTCCTTCTTGGAACAGACCAGGTGAAGCCAGAACAGGCCTCACCCCTTTGAAAGATTCTCTAACACTGCCTGAAGATAAAGTTGAGCCTCCATCAGTTCAGAGTCAGAGTACTCCTGCTCCTGTATCTGAAAGTCGCCAG GGCCATACTCCAACTACAAGTGATAGATACTCGGAAGTGAAACCACCAAAGATCAAGTCTGCCAGTTTTAAGGATCCTTCTTTGTTAAGCAAGCATCGGTCTTCAAAACGACAAGAATATGCAGAATTCTATGGTTCAGGTGAGGTTCCGTCTCATGGCAGGTCAAAGAatcacaaagaaaaatcaaggcaTCGCCAACGAGATAAAAGTGGTGAAGTCGTTTTCGGAGCAGTAGGGGCTGAGCCAAAACCTGCTGAGATGAAGCATGTGGACTACGAAAGTCCAAAATTTGAGCATTACAATATCAGAAGCAAGTATGGGCCTGATAGCTCCTACCGATTTTGA
- the LOC18095451 gene encoding uncharacterized protein LOC18095451 isoform X1: protein MRRSHFYSTFILALLLSVACTFQFQAHAAPPAPLIKHLSSLLKWTTTVASSKTPHSDGNVLQFEDGYLVETVVEGNAMGVVPYKIRVSEDGELYAVDEVNSNVVKITPPLSQYSRARLVAGSFQGYTGHIDGKPNEARFNHPRGLTMDDKGNIYVADTLNLAIRKIGDAGVTTIAGGKSNVAGFRDGPSEDAKFSNDFDVVYLHSTCSLLVVDRGNAALRQISLNQEDCDYQSSSFTMTDVIMVVGAVLIGYATCMLQQGFGSSFFSRMKQSSESEFKKKSSKEKPIPIMENMKEEPKWPSFGQLLIDLSKLALEALVGILLCFVPSWNRPGEARTGLTPLKDSLTLPEDKVEPPSVQSQSTPAPVSESRQVHTPTTSDKYLEGKPPKIKSASFKDPSLLSKHWSSKRQEYAGFYGSGEVPSHGEARTGLTPLKDSLTLPEDKVEPPSVPRQSTPAPVSESRQGHTPTTSDRYSEVKPPKIKSASFKDPSLLSKHRSSKRQEYAEFYGSGEVPSHGRSKNHKEKSRHRQRDKSGEVVFGAVGAEPKPAEMKHVDYESPKFEHYNIRSKYGPDSSYRF, encoded by the exons atgAGAAGATCGCATTTCTACTCTACTTTTATACTAGCTCTGCTACTTTCTGTGGCTTGTACTTTTCAATTCCAAGCTCATGCTGCTCCTCCAG CACCTTTGATTAAGCACTTGTCTTCTCTTCTCAAATGGACCACCACTGTGGCATCCTCAAAAACACCCCATTCAG ATGGGAATGTTCTTCAGTTTGAGGATGGATACTTAGTTGAGACTGTTGTGGAAGGAAATGCAATGGGAGTGGTTCCTTACAAAATACGCGTTTCTGAGGATGGTGAACTGTATGCTGTCGATGAAGTTAATAGCAACGTTGTTAAAATCACTCCACCATTGTCACAAT ATAGTAGGGCAAGATTGGTGGCTGGGTCATTTCAGGGTTACACAGGACATATTGACGGAAAACCAAATGAGGCTCGTTTTAATCATCCCAGAGGTCTAACCATGGATGATAAAGGGAACATATATGTCGCCGATACTTTGAATCTAGCCATCAGAAAGATTGGAGATGCAG GTGTCACAACCATTGCTGGGGGGAAATCAAATGTTGCAGGTTTTCGAGATGGGCCCAGCGAAGATGCCAAATTCtcaaatgattttgatgtggtGTATCTTCACTCTACCTGTTCTTTGTTAGTTGTCGATAGAGGAAATGCTGCTCTTAGGCAAATCTCGCTTAACCAAGAGGATTGTGATTATCAGTCCAGTTCATTTACTATGACAG ATGTGATTATGGTTGTTGGTGCCGTCTTGATTGGATATGCTACATGCATGCTTCAGCAGGGGTTTGGGTCTTCTTTCTTCTCAAGAATG AAACAATCTTCAGAGagtgaatttaaaaagaaatcaagtaaGGAAAAACCCATTCCTATTATGGAGAACATGAAAGAGGAGCCCAAGTGGCCATCTTTTGGACAGCTTTTGATTGATCTATCTAAGCTTGCTCTTGAAGCATTGGTTGGTATACTCCTCTGTTTTGTTCCTTCTTGGAACAGACCAGGTGAAGCCAGAACAGGCCTCACCCCTTTGAAAGATTCTCTAACACTGCCTGAAGATAAAGTTGAGCCTCCATCAGTTCAGAGTCAGAGTACTCCTGCTCCTGTATCTGAAAGTCGCCAGGTCCATACTCCAACTACAAGTGATAAATACTTGGAAGGGAAACCACCAAAGATCAAGTCTGCCAGTTTTAAGGATCCTTCTTTGTTAAGCAAGCATTGGTCTTCAAAACGACAAGAATATGCAGGATTCTATGGTTCAGGTGAGGTTCCGTCTCATGGTGAAGCCAGAACAGGCCTCACCCCTTTGAAAGATTCTCTAACACTGCCTGAAGATAAAGTAGAGCCTCCATCAGTTCCGAGGCAGAGTACTCCTGCTCCTGTATCTGAAAGTCGCCAGGGCCATACTCCAACTACAAGTGATAGATACTCGGAAGTGAAACCACCAAAGATCAAGTCTGCCAGTTTTAAGGATCCTTCTTTGTTAAGCAAGCATCGGTCTTCAAAACGACAAGAATATGCAGAATTCTATGGTTCAGGTGAGGTTCCGTCTCATGGCAGGTCAAAGAatcacaaagaaaaatcaaggcaTCGCCAACGAGATAAAAGTGGTGAAGTCGTTTTCGGAGCAGTAGGGGCTGAGCCAAAACCTGCTGAGATGAAGCATGTGGACTACGAAAGTCCAAAATTTGAGCATTACAATATCAGAAGCAAGTATGGGCCTGATAGCTCCTACCGATTTTGA